A part of Pristiophorus japonicus isolate sPriJap1 chromosome 15, sPriJap1.hap1, whole genome shotgun sequence genomic DNA contains:
- the ifrd1 gene encoding interferon-related developmental regulator 1 isoform X5: MPKSKKRNNKGGGGGRQHRAVQPFSDEDASIETMSHCSSFSDSTSLADEAVEDVDEEASQEDYEYKLRGFIDSTLDKSAKIRLSALEGLKSAFSSKILFDFILERRVTLTDSIERCLKKGKSEEQCVAAQVASLLCIQLGSSIESEEVFKSLRPILKTILTDESVSVQTRRACATSLAVCCYIAADDIEDLHLTMTYLESVFTASYQKGDQTDCFHSAQTTILDISTLVAWTLLLTVCPPSLMKKIFEIHLTKLPSLLSCGDVNMRIAAGETMAVLFELARDICDDFEYEDMELLCGKLKGLATDGNKYRAKIDRKKQRSVFRDVLKTVEHFYNAAVCKARTKARNKFRDKRADIGEYI, translated from the exons ATGCCGAAATCCAAGAAGCGGAACAACAAGGGAGGCGGTGGAG GTAGACAGCACCGAGCAGTGCAGCCTTTCAGTGATGAGGATGCATCCATTGAAACAATGAGCCACTGCAGCAGCTTTAGTGATTCAACCAGCTTGGCCGATGAAG CTGTTGAAGATGTTGACGAAGAAGCAAGCCAAGAGGATTATGAATATAAACTGAGAGGATTTATTGACAGCACTCTTGATAAAAG TGCAAAGATCAGATTGTCTGCTCTCGAGGGACTAAAGTCTGCCTTCTCTTCTAAAATCCTTTTTGACTTTATCCTGGAAAGAAGAGTGACCTTAACGGACAGTATTGAACGCTGTCTGAAGAAAG GAAAAAGTGAAGAACAATGTGTTGCTGCCCAAGTTGCTTCTCTTCTTTGCATTCAGCTGGGATCTAGCATTGAAAGTGAAGAGGTCTTCAAAAGTTTGAGGCCCATTTTGAAGACCATCCTTACCGATGAATCAGTCAGTGTGCAGACACGGAGAGCT TGTGCCACCAGTTTGGCTGTTTGCTGCTATATTGCAGCTGATGATATCGAG GATCTGCATTTAACAATGACCTACCTTGAGAGTGTCTTCACTGCATCCTATCAGAAGGGGGATCAGACTGACTGTTTTCACAGTGCCCAAACTACAATTCTGGACATCAGCACTTTGGTAGCATGGACATTGCTGCTAACAGTTTGTCCACCCTCATTAATGAAGAAAATATTTGAAAT CCATTTGACCAAACTTCCAAGTCTTCTTTCTTGTGGTGACGTGAACATGAGAATTGCTGCTGGAGAGACGATGGCTGTTCTATTTGAGCTGGCCAGGGATATCTGTGAT GACTTTGAGTACGAAGATATGGAACTTCTATGTGGAAAGCTGAAAGGTCTGGCTACAGATGGTAACAAATATCGAGCCAAAATAGACCGGAAGAAACAGCGCTCTGTATTTAGAGATGTCTTGAAGACTGTAGAG